The Streptococcus mitis genomic sequence ATTGAACATCCGGGATTTTTGCCTAGTCTAACTGCATTAGAGAATTTAGAGCAATTAGCTGCAATCAAAAATAAAATTACTAAGAAAGAGATTGAGGAAGTATTGAATAAGGTAGGTTTATATCAGGATAAAGATGTAAAAGTAAAAAATTATTCATTAGGCATGTTACAAAGATTAGGGATTGCCCAAGCATTGATGGAAAATCCTAAGATTTTACTCCTAGATGAACCATTTAATAGTATGGACTATGAAGGTGTAGAAGAACTTAGAAAAATAATTAAGAGTTATGCTCGAAAGAATCATATTACTATGTTGGTCACATCTCACAATAAAGAGGATATTGAAGTATTATCTGATATTGTTCTTGAATTGAAAAACGGTAAATTAGTTAAGACATCTAACTTTTAGTAATGGTAGCTGGCTAACTTTATTATAGGTCTTTCAATATACTTTCCAAAATCATAACGCATGATTGACTCCTTTTCGTGAAAAAAGTTAACAAATAATAAAATCCTATTAAAAATATTGTATCATAGTAATATGAAAAGTAGAAAATAAAACTAAAATTAAAATAAGCTTGTGGAAAAGCTTGGTGTAATTTTAAAATGGGCTTAACAGTACTATGATGTAGCTAGAAAAGGGGTGGAAAAATGTTTAAAAATAAGGAACTTTCTCGAGTAGTCATGATATTTGTGATAGGAATTATCCTAGTTTTAATGACACCCATCTTATTTAAAGTTGTTATGGAACTATTTTCAAAATAGATAGGCCTCTGCTTTAGGTAGAGTAGTGAATCAGGAGGTTAAGTGATGAACTACAATTTAAAATATCTCTTATCAGGAATATTTATCATAGTCTTTATAGGCTTCCTAGTCTGGGTGCGTTATGTTAATCAGAGGAAGGAAGAAGAGCATTCGGATGTGTCTTTTGAAGCGAGGTTAGATAGTGAGGTCAAGGCCTTATATAAACAACTAGGATTGGGTGAGGAGCCTCATTATTTCTT encodes the following:
- a CDS encoding ATP-binding cassette domain-containing protein — translated: MDCIKVDHLSKIFGKKCVIDDVSYVFESGKIYGIVGTNGCGKSVLFKMLSGLMKPTIGKITVGSVIVGGNGSMPLDVGLLIEHPGFLPSLTALENLEQLAAIKNKITKKEIEEVLNKVGLYQDKDVKVKNYSLGMLQRLGIAQALMENPKILLLDEPFNSMDYEGVEELRKIIKSYARKNHITMLVTSHNKEDIEVLSDIVLELKNGKLVKTSNF